The following are encoded together in the Methanobrevibacter sp. genome:
- a CDS encoding NAD(P)-dependent alcohol dehydrogenase, protein MRGLARIEQDVLGWVDIELDECGPYDAICKPLAMAPCTSDVHIVWGHAYMSDAPNRVVGHEATAEVIKVGDKVKDFKPGDRVIVPAITPDWLTVPAEQGFSQHCYGMGTGMSFVTFKHGVFAEQFHVNQADANLAHLPEHVSLEQAVMISDMMTTGFYAAELADIQPGDTVACFGIGPVGLMSLAGAQIKGASHIIAVGSRPVAIKVAKEYGANDIVDYHNGNTVDQIMDLTDGKGVDKVVIGGGGKDTLSEALSVLKVGGIIGNVLHYDGIETIPVDGLAWGQGLADKTIRGGVCPGGRARMEKLANLVEYGRFDSSKLITHKFDKFEDIEEAMIMMRDKPRDMIKPAVILE, encoded by the coding sequence ATGAGAGGATTGGCAAGAATCGAACAAGACGTACTTGGTTGGGTCGACATTGAACTCGATGAATGTGGACCTTATGACGCAATCTGTAAGCCACTCGCTATGGCACCATGTACTTCAGATGTGCACATCGTATGGGGTCATGCATACATGAGCGATGCACCTAACCGTGTAGTGGGACACGAAGCTACCGCTGAAGTTATTAAAGTAGGGGACAAGGTCAAGGACTTCAAGCCTGGAGACCGTGTAATCGTACCTGCTATCACCCCTGACTGGCTGACCGTACCTGCAGAACAAGGATTCTCCCAACACTGTTACGGTATGGGTACAGGTATGAGTTTTGTAACCTTCAAACATGGTGTGTTTGCAGAACAATTCCATGTAAACCAAGCTGACGCTAACTTGGCTCACTTGCCTGAACATGTAAGCTTGGAACAAGCTGTAATGATTTCAGACATGATGACAACCGGTTTCTATGCTGCAGAGCTTGCAGACATCCAACCTGGTGATACAGTAGCTTGTTTCGGTATTGGTCCTGTAGGTCTCATGTCATTGGCTGGTGCACAAATTAAAGGTGCTTCCCACATCATTGCTGTAGGAAGCCGTCCGGTAGCTATCAAAGTGGCTAAGGAATATGGTGCAAACGATATTGTAGACTACCACAACGGTAACACAGTAGATCAGATCATGGACTTGACCGATGGAAAAGGAGTAGACAAGGTTGTAATCGGTGGAGGAGGAAAAGACACTCTCTCTGAAGCTTTATCTGTTCTAAAAGTCGGTGGTATCATCGGTAACGTATTGCACTATGACGGTATTGAAACAATTCCTGTTGACGGTCTCGCATGGGGTCAAGGACTTGCTGACAAGACAATCCGTGGTGGAGTATGTCCTGGTGGACGTGCCAGAATGGAAAAATTGGCTAATCTTGTTGAATATGGCCGTTTCGATTCATCCAAATTGATCACTCACAAGTTCGATAAATTTGAGGACATCGAAGAAGCTATGATCATGATGAGAGACAAACCACGTGACATGATTAAGCCTGCTGTTATCTTAGAATAG
- a CDS encoding delta 1-pyrroline-5-carboxylate synthetase: MEWVIKIGGSLFPKKAIELANALKDQNCLFVIGGGEFANLIRKYDDEIEFSEDVTHETAIDSMDILAKLLNDKLAFTEISYTIDEAISISDSNKIPIMICSQILKENEPFAHSWDVTSDSIAAYIASLLNAKLLIATNVNGIYTKDPSLSGAELIREIDVNKLLTFDESSIDLMLPTLLIEYGLDCYVVNGECPERVLSIMNDGDCSFEYTFIRNG; the protein is encoded by the coding sequence ATTGAATGGGTTATTAAGATTGGTGGAAGTTTATTCCCGAAGAAAGCAATTGAACTTGCAAATGCATTGAAAGACCAGAACTGCCTCTTTGTCATTGGCGGTGGAGAATTCGCCAATCTGATTAGAAAATATGATGATGAGATTGAATTCTCAGAGGATGTAACCCATGAGACAGCCATTGATTCAATGGATATTCTGGCTAAATTGCTGAATGATAAGTTAGCATTTACAGAAATCAGCTATACAATAGATGAAGCAATCAGTATATCTGATTCCAATAAGATACCAATTATGATTTGTTCACAAATCCTTAAGGAAAATGAACCTTTTGCACATTCCTGGGATGTTACAAGCGATTCAATTGCAGCTTACATTGCAAGTCTCTTGAATGCAAAGCTTTTAATAGCAACAAATGTAAATGGTATATATACAAAAGATCCATCCTTAAGTGGGGCGGAACTGATTAGGGAAATTGATGTAAATAAACTACTGACTTTTGACGAATCATCAATTGACTTGATGTTGCCTACTTTATTGATTGAGTATGGATTGGATTGTTATGTTGTCAATGGGGAGTGTCCTGAGAGAGTCTTGTCTATAATGAATGATGGGGATTGCTCTTTTGAATATACATTTATTCGCAATGGATAA
- a CDS encoding DUF4013 domain-containing protein — MPLKRLKYTFNYCKPNPIGFLIILLLIYSIGAINNYASWHTIKYKLIFYPIAFFITVFIYGYGMAITKDTIRNGEKLPIIKLKQCTVYGIKTFILMNIYSFIEGYLLYRLSRIFYLPKFTLIYALSHIINTLKLYYAYNPTSTIEFIICSIIVTYIVAFFMEISLARLADGGKILEAFNLLSVKRCIDTIGWRHYTVDYTKIMISITILAYLQYAIDFLGFFDSFLDLIIGLLIFIIEFIGIGKIYQEYKIKKVKEELNEINEEF, encoded by the coding sequence ATGCCCTTAAAAAGATTGAAATATACCTTTAATTACTGCAAGCCAAACCCGATAGGCTTCTTAATAATTCTCTTACTGATCTACTCAATTGGGGCTATAAACAATTATGCCAGCTGGCACACCATCAAATACAAGCTGATATTTTATCCCATAGCATTTTTCATCACTGTTTTCATATACGGCTATGGGATGGCAATAACTAAAGACACCATACGAAATGGAGAGAAACTACCTATAATCAAGCTTAAGCAATGCACTGTCTATGGAATCAAGACATTCATTCTAATGAACATCTATTCATTTATAGAAGGTTACCTCCTATACCGCCTTTCAAGAATATTCTATTTGCCGAAATTCACATTGATATATGCCTTATCCCACATTATAAACACATTGAAATTATATTATGCATACAATCCAACCAGCACCATTGAATTCATTATCTGCAGCATCATAGTGACCTATATCGTGGCTTTCTTTATGGAAATCTCACTTGCAAGACTTGCAGATGGAGGAAAGATACTTGAAGCATTCAATCTGCTTTCCGTCAAACGTTGCATTGATACAATAGGCTGGAGACATTACACTGTGGATTATACTAAGATTATGATTTCAATCACAATCTTGGCTTATTTGCAATATGCAATTGACTTTTTAGGATTCTTTGACAGTTTTCTTGATTTGATCATTGGACTCCTGATATTCATAATTGAATTCATTGGAATAGGAAAGATATATCAGGAGTATAAGATTAAGAAAGTTAAAGAAGAATTGAATGAAATAAATGAAGAATTTTAA
- a CDS encoding acyltransferase, giving the protein MSQNRIEWIDLVRAIAILTVLYIHATDGIYIISSDAIMNYTLFSRVFQFASLFIGRIGVPFFLMITGYLLLDRVYDDEKVRRFWEKNCKGLVIVTIIWSLIYAVSIQFVAFFSMQVNTIEAGNLFFSHMWYMPMIIGMYLSLPFVSSALSHFDPKTINQATIVFSLLAFLLPFISLLFDMEGIQNVNIQFCLGFSGGVYGIYIILGWLVKKGLFKKYSTNKFRLLAIVSFLICVFFQYYTYIRGYSFFLWYEFPFVLTGSFALFELCSRRKKVRGLRGIEFLSKYSFAVFLIHNLFRIPLLPMVLYLPFTEPIKAIILWILLIICSYIAAVIIYRIPKFGKFILYMR; this is encoded by the coding sequence ATGAGTCAAAATAGAATAGAATGGATTGATCTTGTAAGGGCAATAGCTATTTTAACTGTTTTGTACATTCATGCAACCGATGGAATCTATATCATATCCTCTGATGCGATAATGAACTATACCCTGTTTTCAAGAGTGTTCCAATTTGCATCATTGTTCATTGGCCGTATAGGTGTGCCGTTCTTCTTAATGATAACCGGTTATCTATTGCTGGATAGAGTCTATGATGATGAGAAGGTTCGCAGATTCTGGGAAAAGAACTGCAAGGGCTTGGTCATTGTTACAATCATTTGGTCATTGATTTATGCAGTCAGCATACAGTTTGTAGCCTTCTTTAGTATGCAAGTCAATACAATTGAAGCGGGAAACCTGTTCTTCAGCCATATGTGGTATATGCCGATGATCATTGGAATGTACCTTTCACTGCCATTCGTATCCAGTGCCTTAAGCCATTTCGACCCTAAAACAATCAACCAAGCCACAATAGTGTTTTCACTATTGGCATTCCTCTTGCCTTTCATAAGCCTCCTATTTGATATGGAAGGGATTCAAAATGTGAACATACAGTTCTGTCTTGGTTTCAGCGGAGGTGTCTATGGAATCTATATTATCTTAGGATGGCTGGTCAAGAAAGGGCTGTTCAAGAAGTACTCCACCAATAAGTTCAGACTGCTTGCAATTGTTTCCTTCTTAATCTGTGTATTTTTCCAATACTATACATATATTAGAGGATACAGCTTCTTCCTATGGTATGAATTCCCATTCGTATTGACAGGATCATTTGCATTGTTTGAATTGTGTTCCAGAAGAAAGAAAGTCAGAGGATTGAGAGGAATCGAGTTCCTGTCAAAATACTCCTTTGCAGTATTCCTGATACATAACCTATTCAGAATACCATTGCTTCCTATGGTGCTTTACTTGCCATTTACAGAACCTATTAAAGCAATAATTCTTTGGATTCTATTAATTATCTGCAGTTATATTGCAGCTGTGATTATCTATAGAATTCCTAAATTCGGAAAATTCATTTTATACATGAGATAA
- a CDS encoding tripartite tricarboxylate transporter permease: protein MFDLVLACFLGIGIGTCTGMVPGIHVNTAGAIMFASSAFLLNYISAEFLCVIFVSMSIAHALIEFVPSMLLGVPEEGTATSILPGHRMVLEGRSKEAIRIVSVGGFGAILVVIIMMPVFSVVLPFLQGISKPYTWIILTVVSIYMIRRLSNGDIAFLWSLLLFVLSGILGWIMLQTPISSGISLMCTFSGLFGISTILFSLNDSSSIPHQNRFYELEIDMDAVKSIFAGGTAGAILGFLPGFGPAQGSIIAQGACGTSDESDDTKNFLLANSGLNTSDTLFSLIAIYLIGNPRSGIAVYMSYLISEFTLSHLMIFTFASLIAVSISLMICLKLGDSFSNLMQGIDYRKLSIAVIILMIVILYAFAIIYKGPILYLTLALITTTAMGLLPHYLGVSKSHLMGVLILPAIIIYMQMYI, encoded by the coding sequence ATGTTCGATTTGGTTTTGGCATGCTTTTTGGGCATTGGAATTGGAACCTGTACTGGAATGGTTCCTGGAATACATGTCAACACTGCAGGAGCGATCATGTTTGCATCCTCTGCATTCCTCTTGAATTATATATCTGCAGAATTCCTATGTGTGATATTCGTATCAATGTCCATCGCACATGCCCTGATCGAATTTGTCCCATCAATGCTCTTGGGAGTTCCTGAGGAAGGGACTGCCACATCCATTCTTCCAGGTCATAGAATGGTATTGGAAGGAAGATCAAAGGAAGCCATTCGCATAGTTTCCGTTGGAGGGTTTGGAGCCATCCTTGTAGTCATAATTATGATGCCCGTATTTTCAGTAGTATTGCCTTTTCTGCAGGGAATATCCAAGCCATATACCTGGATTATTTTGACTGTAGTATCGATATATATGATTCGTAGATTAAGCAATGGGGATATTGCATTTCTATGGTCACTCCTCCTTTTTGTTTTATCCGGCATATTAGGTTGGATAATGCTTCAAACCCCCATATCTTCTGGAATCTCTCTTATGTGTACCTTTAGCGGTTTGTTTGGAATCAGTACAATATTGTTCAGTTTGAATGACAGCTCCTCAATTCCTCATCAGAACAGATTCTATGAATTGGAAATTGATATGGATGCAGTAAAAAGCATTTTTGCAGGAGGAACTGCAGGAGCCATTTTAGGATTTTTACCAGGATTCGGTCCTGCCCAGGGAAGCATCATAGCACAGGGAGCATGCGGAACAAGTGACGAAAGTGATGATACAAAAAACTTCTTGCTGGCCAATAGCGGATTGAACACTTCAGACACTCTCTTCTCACTCATTGCCATTTATCTGATTGGCAATCCAAGGAGCGGAATTGCCGTATACATGTCCTATTTGATTTCAGAGTTCACTTTATCACATCTGATGATATTTACCTTCGCTTCTTTAATTGCAGTTTCAATATCCTTGATGATCTGTTTGAAATTAGGTGACAGCTTTTCAAATCTCATGCAGGGAATAGATTATAGAAAGCTTTCAATTGCAGTAATAATCCTTATGATTGTTATTTTATATGCCTTCGCAATCATCTACAAAGGGCCGATATTGTATCTTACCCTTGCATTGATAACAACAACTGCAATGGGACTCCTTCCACATTATCTGGGAGTGAGCAAGTCACATCTGATGGGAGTCCTGATTCTGCCTGCAATTATAATCTATATGCAGATGTACATCTAG
- a CDS encoding zinc finger domain-containing protein → MEKVFCQSCKQEIPLIEPYVQFNCPECGKVIARCESCRTFGHSYKCECGFEGP, encoded by the coding sequence ATGGAAAAAGTATTTTGTCAATCTTGTAAACAAGAAATACCATTAATTGAACCTTATGTTCAATTCAACTGTCCAGAATGTGGTAAAGTTATCGCAAGATGTGAAAGTTGCCGTACTTTCGGTCACTCTTACAAATGCGAATGCGGATTTGAAGGACCATAA
- a CDS encoding alpha/beta hydrolase produces MSDKKSFIARIEESILRFTKPSYMDFEKDIHDFLMQRAEITDAEAKVPFFKSRDWNGIQVFGFGDESSKIKVLFIHGGAYLNEINLQHLLYCRMLARQLGAYVIAPVYPLAPNHSYAETFDIVTKLYGHLLEEKEKTTDKSNISLMGDSAGGGFVLSFCQYLKEISLEQPDNIVVFSPWVDISMSNCPYESEDDPILGEVGLREIGKEWAGDLDTKDYKVSPIYGDSEGLPRTLIFTGENEIFYKDIKLFYENLIDCGVDARLVVGKGLFHIYPMFPIPEARDALKEIKKEFKK; encoded by the coding sequence ATGTCTGATAAGAAATCATTTATTGCAAGGATAGAGGAATCCATTTTAAGATTTACCAAGCCAAGCTATATGGACTTCGAAAAGGATATCCATGACTTTTTAATGCAAAGGGCTGAAATTACAGATGCGGAAGCAAAAGTTCCTTTTTTTAAAAGCAGAGATTGGAATGGCATTCAAGTGTTTGGTTTTGGAGATGAATCTTCGAAGATTAAAGTTCTTTTTATTCATGGCGGTGCATATCTGAATGAAATCAACTTGCAGCATCTTTTATATTGTAGGATGCTGGCAAGGCAGTTAGGCGCCTATGTGATTGCTCCGGTTTATCCTCTTGCCCCTAATCATTCATATGCAGAAACCTTTGACATTGTAACCAAGCTATATGGACATTTGCTTGAAGAAAAGGAAAAAACAACTGATAAATCAAATATTTCTTTAATGGGAGATTCAGCAGGTGGCGGATTTGTCTTATCATTCTGCCAATACTTAAAGGAAATTAGTTTGGAACAGCCAGATAATATTGTTGTTTTCTCCCCATGGGTAGACATTTCCATGTCTAACTGTCCTTATGAGAGTGAAGATGATCCAATTTTAGGCGAAGTAGGTCTAAGAGAGATTGGAAAGGAATGGGCCGGTGATTTGGACACAAAGGATTATAAGGTAAGTCCAATTTATGGTGACAGTGAAGGGCTTCCAAGAACTCTTATTTTCACTGGGGAAAATGAAATATTCTACAAAGACATCAAATTGTTTTATGAGAATCTCATTGATTGCGGTGTCGATGCCCGCTTAGTAGTGGGAAAAGGTCTTTTTCACATTTATCCAATGTTTCCTATTCCAGAAGCAAGAGATGCTTTAAAAGAGATTAAAAAAGAGTTTAAGAAATAG
- the pth2 gene encoding peptidyl-tRNA hydrolase Pth2 has protein sequence MKQVMIVRTDIKMGKGKIAAQCCHAAIGAYKQADKEKIRKWENEAYAKVVLKAPSLQDLYNLRELARANGVAYYLVTDAGRTQLPKSTVTVLGLGPDEDEILDKITGDLKLL, from the coding sequence ATGAAACAGGTAATGATTGTAAGAACTGACATTAAGATGGGAAAAGGTAAAATAGCTGCCCAATGCTGTCATGCTGCCATAGGCGCCTATAAGCAGGCTGACAAGGAAAAGATCAGAAAATGGGAAAATGAGGCTTATGCAAAGGTGGTCTTGAAAGCACCTAGCTTACAGGATCTTTATAATCTAAGGGAACTTGCAAGGGCAAATGGTGTGGCATATTACTTAGTGACCGATGCAGGCAGAACCCAATTGCCAAAATCCACTGTTACCGTTTTAGGATTAGGTCCTGATGAGGATGAGATTTTAGATAAGATAACCGGTGATTTGAAGCTATTGTAG
- a CDS encoding CpaF family protein: METDFISNDNDLIPKYNVLKFNFSDEEKLILEELRENLIDLAINEKMSSFNEELILKDIIRFLENRLQNRFDYDYKENLARNMMKELIGYGEISSLIDDDNLEEIMVIGVNKPVFVYHRKYGMMETDLFFENEWQITNIIDSIARETNRRIDQQSPILDARLANGSRVNATIPPLSANGPTITIRKFKKDPLTIVDLIRYNTLNTEMASFLWLCVDGLGVKPANIIVSGGTSSGKTTLLNALSIFINPKERIITIEDTLELQIPHKHILRMEARTVNIENQGEITIEDLVKNSLRQRPDRIIVGEVRGKEAITLFTALNTGHSGFGTLHANNSRETITRLTNAPMNVPKIMISSIDFIIMEKRIYRSDGISYRRITEIAEVVGMEEGTIQLSKLFEWDSENDEFRNLTIMSKTLEEMANLKGVHISKLNEEWKKRQSVLNFLVKNNISSQEDISQILENYYLNQGYVLNKIDS; encoded by the coding sequence ATGGAAACTGATTTTATTTCTAATGATAATGATTTAATTCCAAAATACAATGTATTGAAATTCAATTTTTCAGATGAGGAAAAGCTCATTCTGGAAGAGCTGAGGGAAAATCTGATAGATCTGGCTATCAATGAGAAGATGTCTTCATTCAATGAGGAATTGATATTGAAGGACATTATTCGCTTTTTGGAGAATAGGCTTCAAAACAGGTTTGATTATGATTATAAGGAGAATTTGGCTAGAAACATGATGAAGGAGCTTATTGGCTATGGTGAGATAAGTTCATTGATTGATGATGATAATTTAGAGGAAATAATGGTTATTGGAGTAAACAAGCCGGTTTTTGTCTATCACAGAAAGTATGGTATGATGGAAACGGATCTGTTCTTTGAGAATGAATGGCAGATAACAAACATAATCGATTCAATCGCCCGTGAAACCAATAGGCGAATAGACCAGCAATCTCCCATTTTGGATGCAAGGCTTGCAAATGGCTCAAGGGTAAACGCAACCATTCCTCCATTGTCTGCAAACGGGCCTACAATAACCATTAGAAAATTCAAGAAGGATCCTTTAACCATTGTTGATCTAATCCGATACAACACATTGAACACTGAAATGGCATCATTCCTATGGCTCTGTGTTGATGGATTGGGGGTAAAGCCTGCAAATATTATTGTATCCGGAGGAACAAGCTCAGGAAAGACAACATTGCTGAATGCACTTTCAATATTCATAAATCCAAAGGAGCGAATAATTACCATTGAAGACACATTAGAGCTTCAAATTCCACACAAGCATATTCTAAGGATGGAAGCAAGAACAGTGAATATTGAAAATCAAGGTGAAATAACTATTGAGGACTTGGTAAAGAACTCCCTCAGGCAAAGGCCTGACAGGATAATAGTTGGTGAGGTTAGAGGAAAGGAAGCCATCACATTATTCACAGCACTTAATACAGGTCACTCAGGATTTGGAACATTGCATGCAAACAATTCCAGGGAAACCATCACAAGACTTACAAATGCCCCTATGAATGTCCCAAAGATAATGATTTCCTCAATAGATTTCATAATAATGGAAAAGAGAATCTACAGGTCAGATGGAATTTCCTACAGAAGAATTACAGAAATCGCTGAAGTTGTAGGGATGGAGGAAGGAACCATTCAATTGAGCAAGCTGTTTGAGTGGGATAGTGAAAATGATGAATTCAGAAACCTGACAATCATGAGTAAAACCTTGGAAGAGATGGCAAATCTAAAAGGGGTTCATATTTCTAAATTGAATGAAGAATGGAAAAAGAGACAAAGTGTTTTGAACTTTTTGGTCAAAAATAATATTTCTTCACAAGAAGATATAAGTCAGATTCTTGAAAATTATTATCTTAATCAGGGCTACGTATTAAATAAAATTGACAGTTAA
- a CDS encoding 4'-phosphopantetheinyl transferase superfamily protein, producing the protein MIKVAYCNIKDLDLEKAYDLLPEERKEKLKGFIFDSEKRLSCGSYLLLRKILDEENVTDPIIKIEENGKPYISNHDDIFFNMSQSNRMVACAISDKEIGIDIEKKDPLIDLKIADTFFINSEYQTVKKSEDSIDEFFKYWVLKESYMKYTGLGFLLKTDSFEIVDDDGFKVKNQNPDLKEDEEKIKFSLFDLNPYKLAISSEDEVDEIFEYNVEDLY; encoded by the coding sequence ATGATTAAAGTAGCTTACTGTAACATAAAAGATTTGGATTTGGAAAAAGCCTATGATCTTTTACCGGAAGAAAGAAAAGAGAAATTGAAAGGATTCATTTTTGATAGCGAGAAAAGGCTCAGTTGCGGGTCTTATCTTCTTTTAAGAAAGATCTTGGATGAGGAAAATGTCACTGACCCTATCATAAAGATTGAAGAGAACGGAAAGCCATACATAAGCAACCATGATGACATATTCTTCAATATGAGCCAATCAAACAGAATGGTTGCATGTGCAATATCCGACAAGGAAATCGGCATTGACATTGAAAAGAAAGATCCTTTGATTGACTTGAAGATAGCCGACACCTTCTTCATAAACAGCGAATATCAAACCGTGAAGAAATCAGAGGATTCCATTGATGAGTTCTTCAAATATTGGGTTCTAAAGGAAAGCTATATGAAATATACAGGTTTAGGTTTCCTCTTGAAAACAGATAGCTTTGAAATAGTTGATGATGATGGATTTAAGGTCAAGAATCAGAATCCTGACTTAAAAGAAGATGAGGAAAAAATTAAATTCAGCCTATTTGACTTAAACCCGTATAAGTTAGCCATAAGCTCTGAAGATGAAGTGGATGAAATTTTTGAATACAATGTTGAAGATTTATACTGA
- a CDS encoding elongation factor 1-beta has protein sequence MGEVVNTLKVMPESPEVDLEALKAAITDAMPTDAELHEITEEPIAFGLVALNVVFIVEDGEGGTGPTEDAIIALADVASAEITDSRRLM, from the coding sequence ATGGGAGAAGTTGTTAACACTTTAAAAGTAATGCCTGAAAGCCCAGAAGTAGATTTAGAAGCATTAAAAGCAGCAATCACTGATGCAATGCCTACAGATGCAGAATTACACGAAATTACTGAAGAACCTATTGCATTCGGTTTAGTAGCTTTAAATGTTGTTTTCATCGTAGAAGACGGTGAAGGCGGAACTGGACCTACTGAAGATGCTATCATTGCTTTAGCTGATGTGGCTAGTGCAGAAATTACTGATTCTAGAAGATTAATGTAG